The nucleotide sequence GCGCTCCTGGCCAGGGTGGATCAGGCAGGCTCCCTGGATGTGCGGGTAGTGACCCGCCCGGCCCTCGGGCTCTTGCGGGGCCGCGTTGACCGTTTGGAGGTGACGGGCCAGGGACTGCGGGTGGGGCAGATCGTGGCCGACCGCTTCAGCCTCTACGGCGAGGGGCTCCAGGTCGACCTGGCGGCGAGCGCCAGCACCGGGCGGCTTGCCATCTCTTCAGCCCGCCAGCTCACGCTGGAGCTGGTCATGAGCGAGCAGTCGCTCAACCGCTACCTGCAGGCAACGAATGAACTGGCGCGGCTCCTGTACGTCAAGCTTCTGCCCGAGGGGCCGCGGCTTCTGCTTGAAGCGCAGGTGCAGGACCAGGTGGTGCGCTTCGGCCTTGACGGGCGGCTGACCGTGGAAAGCGGCAACGTGGTGGTGCTGGTGCCCGACCGGCTCTCCATCGAGCAGGACGGAGCGCTGGCGCTGCAGTTGAGCTTGAGCGGCGCGGACACCGTCCTGCGGGTCGAACTGGGAGATCTTCCCGTCCCGGTGGTGATCAGCGGGGTCGAGACCGGTGACGGCGAACTTCACATCTTTGGGAGCTACAGGCAGGCACCTTGAGCGCATGGCAAAGGCAGGCGCAAAGCTCGGTTGACGGGCGTGAATAGCTGGCGAACAGCCTGGCTCGGCGGGGCGGTACTTTTATCGGCGGGACTGGCGGCGTCCGCCGCGGTGCTGGTACCGCGCGTTGGCTTTGAGTCCGGGCCCCCTGGCCCCGTCGAACTCACCATGGACTGGCAGGCGCTGGACGGCGCGGCTCGGGAGT is from Bacillota bacterium and encodes:
- a CDS encoding DUF2993 domain-containing protein, with the translated sequence MTRGAGRARLGFRPSLLILAGVALLASGAAVSAWSSSLPAKAAHSIRQALLARVDQAGSLDVRVVTRPALGLLRGRVDRLEVTGQGLRVGQIVADRFSLYGEGLQVDLAASASTGRLAISSARQLTLELVMSEQSLNRYLQATNELARLLYVKLLPEGPRLLLEAQVQDQVVRFGLDGRLTVESGNVVVLVPDRLSIEQDGALALQLSLSGADTVLRVELGDLPVPVVISGVETGDGELHIFGSYRQAP